In Camelina sativa cultivar DH55 chromosome 16, Cs, whole genome shotgun sequence, a single window of DNA contains:
- the LOC104750008 gene encoding UPF0481 protein At3g47200-like, which produces MAQLPDHFNESEAGFTHGADHKANVWSTTKLYEKIPGLWPSSFSHEYCCIYRVPYRLRRVNLEAYTPQMLLIGPLHHSKKAKALELYKTDPRYLDYINMELHKKKYLNSIANTFGDETIERFRNINVRDEKCIRESYSESTDWIKSSEFVEMMLLDSIFILKFFTGVESRNTNTKGDIIFAAPSLITAIFEDLILLENQLPYSLLDSLFEPFFLTIKTEVTFRDLTLRVFNFEGKIGRGVKFRHFRDLFRRVRVETLDLKEERISRVLAETPKNITRLASADKLDSAGVDFVNMYEGSDVSLVIKFERGILFLPCFTADDYTERVMRNLMALEQCHYPLTAYVCNYIAFLDFLIDSEQDVDLLVKKGQLIWDFVIVASVVIVVVTFIGTVTSVLQVTQNDNKSLPSPVPPRVL; this is translated from the exons AGCTGGATTTACACACGGAGCAGATCACAAAGCTAATGTTTGGTCCACGACTAAACTGTACGAGAAGATTCCCGGTCTTTGGCCTTCTTCGTTTAGCCACGAGTATTGTTGTATCTATAGAGTGCCATACCGGTTACGGAGAGTGAACCTCGAGGCTTACACTCCCCAAATGCTTCTGATCGGTCCTCTCCACCATTCTAAGAAAGCTAAAGCCCTCGAGCTCTACAAAACCGATCCGAG ATATTTGGACTATATAAACATGGAGCTTCACAAGAAGAAGTACCTTAATAGTATTGCAAATACATTCGGGGATGAAACTATTGAAAGGTTCAGGAACATCAACGTAAGAGATGAGAAATGCATAAGAGAAAGCTACTCCGAATCAACGGACTGGATCAAATCATCGGAGTTCGTGGAAATGATGCTCCTCGACTCGATTTTCATACTAAAGTTCTTCACTGGGGTCGAAAGTCGAAACACCAACACGAAAGGAGATATTATTTTTGCTGCGCCTTCTCTCATAACCGCTATTTTCGAAGACCTAATCTTGCTTGAGAACCAACTTCCTTATTCCCTTTTAGATAGTCTCTTTGAACCCTTTTTCTTAACTATTAAAACTGAGGTAACGTTCCGTGATCTTACCCTTCGAGTATTTAACTTTGAAGGAAAGATCGGAAGGGGAGTTAAGTTCCGACATTTTAGAGATTTGTTTCGGCGTGTCCGCGTGGAAACACTTGATTTGAAAGAAGAACGAATTAGTAGAGTCTTGGCAGAGACACCAAAAAACATAACGAGGCTGGCCAGCGCAGACAAACTTGACAGTGCGGGGGTGGATTTTGTGAATATGTATGAGGGAAGTGATGTATCATTGGTGATTAAATTCGAGCGTGGAATCTTGTTTTTGCCTTGTTTCACAGCAGATGACTACACCGAGAGGGTTATGAGGAATTTAATGGCACTTGAGCAATGTCATTACCCTCTCACTGCTTATGTTTGTAACTACATCGCCTTTTTGGATTTCCTCATCGACAGCGAGCAAGATGTTGACTTGCTTGTCAAGAAAGGTCAGCTAATTTGGGATTTTGTGATCGTAGCCTCTGTTGTTATCGTCGTAGTGACATTTATTGGAACGGTGACTTCCGTTCTCCAAGTGACGCAGAACGACAATAAGTCTTTGCCGTCTCCGGTTCCGCCCCGGGTACTGTAG